From a region of the Porphyromonadaceae bacterium W3.11 genome:
- a CDS encoding IS256 family transposase, with the protein MQFKEILSNVMTEPNGVGRLMELIIEIAMQGERELYKEDSGDVSNGYRPRRIFASGNMLELRVPRTRQQGFMPLILGVLKDQEKEMGELAGYLYSCGNTMEDISGVFERLYGKRYSTSQINRLSLSTQEAVEEWRQRRLPRTLEALVIDATYLPVRRGESVSKEAFFVVMSLDSEGRRDIVGVYNNPTEGSGIWGEFFEDLKSRGLEEVGLIISDGLNNIEEVAREHFTEVDVQLCTVHLQREITRKIRPRDKSAIASDLQEVFSKDGSRSSPLDGLESFKNFAFRWRKSYPFLTKIANGQRIEYYFTYLKYDVSVRKYIHSTNWIERFNRQVKKGARYKCALPSVESALHLIGSIAINATYLKKRIGDLTLGLRKNNEK; encoded by the coding sequence ATGCAATTTAAGGAAATTCTATCAAACGTGATGACAGAGCCAAATGGAGTTGGTCGTTTAATGGAGTTAATCATCGAAATAGCGATGCAAGGGGAGAGGGAACTGTATAAAGAAGATAGTGGCGATGTGAGCAATGGATACCGCCCCCGTCGCATCTTTGCGAGTGGTAATATGCTAGAATTACGAGTACCCCGAACTCGGCAGCAGGGCTTCATGCCCTTGATTTTAGGCGTTCTCAAAGATCAAGAGAAAGAGATGGGAGAACTAGCAGGTTATCTATATAGCTGCGGTAATACGATGGAGGATATCTCTGGAGTATTCGAGCGTTTGTATGGTAAACGTTATAGTACGAGTCAAATCAATCGTCTCTCCTTATCAACCCAAGAAGCAGTAGAAGAGTGGCGTCAAAGACGTCTACCGAGGACTTTAGAGGCACTTGTTATCGATGCTACATATCTTCCTGTACGGAGAGGAGAAAGTGTGAGCAAGGAGGCATTCTTTGTGGTGATGAGTTTAGATAGCGAAGGACGTCGAGACATCGTTGGTGTCTATAATAATCCAACAGAGGGGAGTGGTATCTGGGGAGAGTTTTTTGAGGACCTAAAAAGCAGAGGATTAGAGGAGGTGGGATTGATTATTTCAGATGGTCTGAATAACATTGAAGAGGTTGCTCGAGAGCACTTTACAGAAGTAGACGTACAGCTTTGTACCGTTCATTTACAGCGAGAAATAACTCGAAAGATACGCCCTCGAGATAAGTCAGCCATCGCAAGTGATCTACAGGAGGTCTTTAGTAAAGACGGCTCAAGAAGCTCACCTTTAGATGGCCTAGAGAGCTTTAAAAACTTTGCGTTCAGATGGCGTAAGAGCTATCCTTTTCTCACAAAAATAGCTAACGGTCAGAGGATAGAGTATTACTTCACATACCTAAAATACGACGTCAGTGTTCGCAAGTACATTCATAGTACTAACTGGATAGAACGCTTCAATAGACAGGTAAAGAAAGGGGCTCGATATAAATGTGCATTACCTAGCGTAGAATCCGCTCTACACTTGATAGGTAGTATTGCAATCAATGCA
- a CDS encoding IS4 family transposase, with product MRELEIGLKAEVHKFQHLGIDYVAKRNTLSEANMRRPQEFFAQVYAYLLERYKRFLADSRAKREEKDWERMLYLMDSTTITLFDNILKGVGRHPKSGKKKGGMKVHTLLKSQVGVPMVVQLTSAAKHDHYLLKEVHLPKDSVLAMDRAYIDYAQFQRLTEEGVCYVTKMKKNLRYTVLSSVISVNEYGLAECRDERILFEKGELKHESRRVEIWSKGAKKSVVLLTNNFELSTEDIAEIYRRRWAIETLYKQLKQNFPLHFFYGDSVNAIQIQTWVVLIANLLSTIIQRMIKRHCSFSQIVAMLRITLMYYTDFLGFMENPNKEEQIIMAERANSPPQYPLFPEL from the coding sequence TTGCGGGAATTGGAGATTGGTCTGAAAGCAGAAGTCCATAAATTTCAGCACCTTGGAATAGACTATGTGGCGAAGCGTAATACTCTTTCAGAAGCGAATATGCGACGACCTCAAGAGTTCTTCGCACAGGTGTATGCTTACCTTCTGGAGCGTTACAAGCGATTTTTAGCGGACAGCCGAGCAAAAAGAGAAGAAAAGGATTGGGAGAGAATGCTATACCTGATGGACTCCACCACTATAACTCTCTTTGACAATATTTTAAAAGGTGTGGGCAGACACCCTAAGAGTGGCAAAAAGAAGGGAGGAATGAAAGTTCATACCCTCTTAAAGTCCCAAGTGGGTGTGCCTATGGTCGTCCAGCTGACGAGTGCAGCCAAGCATGACCATTATCTGCTCAAGGAAGTTCATCTGCCCAAAGACAGCGTACTAGCGATGGACAGAGCATACATAGACTATGCCCAGTTCCAGCGACTTACAGAGGAGGGTGTCTGCTACGTCACGAAGATGAAGAAAAACCTCCGTTACACGGTACTTTCATCGGTTATCAGTGTCAATGAGTATGGGTTGGCAGAATGCAGGGATGAACGTATTCTCTTCGAAAAAGGGGAGTTAAAGCACGAATCTAGAAGGGTAGAGATCTGGAGCAAGGGGGCGAAGAAGTCTGTGGTACTTCTCACCAACAATTTTGAGCTCTCCACAGAGGATATTGCAGAGATTTATCGTAGAAGGTGGGCCATTGAGACCCTTTATAAGCAGTTGAAGCAGAACTTTCCGCTCCACTTCTTCTATGGAGATAGCGTCAATGCCATCCAAATACAGACTTGGGTGGTGCTGATTGCCAACCTCCTCTCTACCATCATACAGCGTATGATTAAAAGGCACTGCTCTTTCTCACAAATCGTCGCCATGTTGCGTATCACACTCATGTACTACACCGATTTCCTCGGATTTATGGAGAATCCAAACAAAGAAGAGCAAATTATCATGGCAGAACGGGCTAATTCGCCACCCCAATACCCTCTTTTTCCCGAGCTGTAA